In Muribaculum gordoncarteri, the genomic window CCTGTCTGTCGTTTTCTGCAAATCTTATCGGAAATGATGTTTTAAGCAGGTCGTGGAGATTTTGCATTGTTCCTGCGTATGCACCGATTCCTTCAATGAGGCTTTCCAACTTTTTATGCGCATCCGCAATCTCCGGCTTGAGCCTGCGGAACTCGTTGGCAAGCGCATCATTCCGTTGTTCAAGTCTTTGCCGACGTGCTTCTTCCGCTGTTACTGCTGTTACCTCTTCTATTTCAGAAGTCTTTGCCATTTCGGATGTGGCTTCTGTGGGCTGCACATCCTTGCTGTAATCGTATTTCCTGTTTGCCATAGGTGTATTCTTTATCTTCTGCGTCCTGATTTCGTTTCCTTGCCAAAATGTGCCGCCGCTGCACGGGCGCATCTGCGGGCGCGTTCAATCTCGTCCTCGTCTTTTTTGTCACGCCAGTTGTCATCATTGTGTGAACCGCCTCCACCGCCTCCCGTTGAAACGGAGCCAACTGCCGTCAATCCCACGAACAAGGCTACCGCCATATCGGTGAGTTCTTTCCAGTTCGCCGTCTCGCGATAGTCGAACTCATCGTTGAACACCTGCATGACATCATCGGGAATATAGAACAGGGAGGTCTTGCCGTCGTGCGGCAGCTCGTATCGGGAAGTGTTCTCATGCCATGACGAATAGTCTGCGACAGGTTCGCTGGAAAGTTGCAGTGGCTTTGCAACAGGCTTTGCGGCGACTGGAACAACAGGTACATCCGTCTTTGGCACGATTTTACCGACAGGCTGCACAGTCTTTGTTTCGGACTGGTCGTGAAGTTTCTGCCAGGTCTGTTCAATCTTCGATGCCATGAGTTTGCGCCCCTTGCCAAGTTCGGATGCCTTGAATTTGGCTTTGCCCTTTCCGACCACATAACCCTTTATGCCGCCTTTGTCGTCCGGCCGTTCCACAAGTGTGTACCCATTTGCCCGCACCCTTGCTACATAATCATCCCAAGACCATGACGGCATTGCCTTCAGAATGTCCATAAGGTCTTCGGCAACCTTGACGGCGTTTGCCTTGTGGATTTCCTTCGCGGTTATCCATCCACGCTGGACGGCAACAGCCTGCGCCGCATCATGCGCGCGGATATGTATCTTGTGGTCGTTGTTCGTCCTGCCGTTCCTGTCCTTTCGGCACACGGCGGCATGGAGGTGGGGAATCCGGCTGTCGGATTCAAGATGCAGCCACACCGTGTAGATGCTGTCCGCGAGGTTTGTCTTGTGGGAATACACTTTGCCGTCTTCATCCGCCATCTCTATTTTGTCATACTCCCGGACAAAATCATCCCACAACTGCTGCCAGTCCTGCATGGTGAAGTCCTTTGTATGTTCTTTCGCCGGACTGATTTCAATGCGGAT contains:
- a CDS encoding relaxase translates to MIGKAKSINHGINDIRYISGESRNKKHPELIYHVKDNLLPCGLDAQGVWDMMKAHAPMKNNVIRIEISPAKEHTKDFTMQDWQQLWDDFVREYDKIEMADEDGKVYSHKTNLADSIYTVWLHLESDSRIPHLHAAVCRKDRNGRTNNDHKIHIRAHDAAQAVAVQRGWITAKEIHKANAVKVAEDLMDILKAMPSWSWDDYVARVRANGYTLVERPDDKGGIKGYVVGKGKAKFKASELGKGRKLMASKIEQTWQKLHDQSETKTVQPVGKIVPKTDVPVVPVAAKPVAKPLQLSSEPVADYSSWHENTSRYELPHDGKTSLFYIPDDVMQVFNDEFDYRETANWKELTDMAVALFVGLTAVGSVSTGGGGGGSHNDDNWRDKKDEDEIERARRCARAAAAHFGKETKSGRRR